The Podospora bellae-mahoneyi strain CBS 112042 chromosome 7, whole genome shotgun sequence genome includes a window with the following:
- a CDS encoding hypothetical protein (EggNog:ENOG503NX5A), whose amino-acid sequence MAQPDFAYRSSAAVSNDRWLQSRSPIYSDQYHNGRFETGSNPYLPQSVTYTHGNSSSYHLPANLSLGNVSQIGRAAAESPFAPATAFNPRMTQPPSQYSSPAPPSQVSYKGVNGMNSMNGMNGMNGMNSQPWDHQRQYQGAPPQHQPPPQGPYQGRYSPSGSMDDLMTSPNMSDYSLENSAIGMSQPGNKNKLNGKPRSQRRPSNRDEFDGPHQFLKRPPPEYIAMSERDLPTLPTHLLVQEQDSVLTQVNDRLSQCAYDFVAKYQFPIPLTQDMRPVERPQDREWTEWVYLLKRLATKRRIPARVLYNGQIKQFVTILENSLEMRHAAKHQSRPLKDDRNILQLISAGIQVAKILKDAQAMDYLDRLYVSTEQQIQERAAAAAAGRFR is encoded by the exons ATGGCCCAGCCGGACTTTGCGTACCGTTCCTCGGCCGCGGTATCCAATGACCGATGGCTACAATCGCGCAG CCCGATATACAGTGATCAATATCACAATGGCAGGTTTGAGACGGGGAGCAACCCGTACCTCCCACAGAG CGTGACTTACACACATGGAAACTCTTCTTCATACCACCTCCCAGCCAACCTTTCGCTCGGGAATGTCAGCCAGATAGGGCGAGCCGCGGCTGAGTCGCCCTTTGCGCCAGCGACAGCCTTCAATCCGCGTATGACCCAACCGCCAAGCCAGTACTCGAGCCCGGCGCCACCATCTCAGGTCTCATACAAGGGCGTGAATGGTATGAACAGCATGAACGGCATGAACGGAATGAATGGTATGAACTCCCAGCCTTGGGATCACCAGAGGCAGTATCAGGGCGcccctcctcagcatcagCCCCCACCACAGGGGCCATATCAAGGGAGGTACTCGCCATCGGGCTCCATGGATGATCTCATGACGTCTCCCAACATGTCCGACTACTCCCTTGAGAACTCGGCCATCGGAATGTCCCAGCCAGGGAACAAGAACAAGTTGAACGGAAAGCCACGATCGCAGCGACGTCCGTCGAACCGGGATGAATTTGATGGGCCGCACCAGTTTCTGAAGAGACCTCCGCCAGAGTACATTGCGATGTCCGAACGAGACCTCCCAACTCTCCCGACCCATCTCCTTGTCCAAGAGCAGGATAGTGTCCTGACTCAGGTCAACGACCGGCTCTCGCAGTGCGCTTATGACTTTGTTGCCAAGTACCAGTTTCCGATCCCACTTACACAGGATATGCGACCCGTCGAGCGCCCGCAGGATCGTGAATGGACCGAGTGGGTGTACCTCCTGAAAAGGCTGGCAACGAAAAGGCGGATCCCCGCCCGGGTGCTGTACAACGGCCAGATCAAGCAGTTTGTGACGATTTTGGAGAACTCGTTGGAGATGCGACATGCGGCAAAGCACCAGTCTCGACCGTTGAAAGACGACCGGAATATTTTGCAGCTCATCTCGGCGGGCATCCAGGTGGCCAAGATCCTCAAGGATGCCCAGGCCATGGACTATTTGGACAGGCTGTATGTATCAACGGAACAGCAGATTCAAGAGCGAGCTGCTGCCGCGGCCGCGGGAAGGTTCCGTTGA